The Vibrio tubiashii ATCC 19109 genome has a segment encoding these proteins:
- a CDS encoding glutamate-5-semialdehyde dehydrogenase codes for MELISMGKAAKEAAFQLATASTAQKNQALAIIADELEANAETILAANAKDIEKGREAGLTEALLDRLLLNTERLTGIANDVRNVISLNDPVGSELDSKVLENGMSLSRRRVPLGVVGVIYEARPNVTIDIAALCLKTGNASILRGGKETFFSNMELVKVIQSALAKAELPAASVQYIEKPDRELVSQLLKLDDYVDMIIPRGGAGLHKMCKENSTIPVIIGGFGISHIFVDESADLAKSLEVVENAKVQRPSACNALDTLLVHEQVAVEFLSMLAARLNDKVALVAEPKAKALLGDAKELRDAAEGDFDTEWLSFTLGVKVVSGVEEAIDHMRVHNASHSDAIMTNSLENSELFINSVGSAAVYVNASTRFTDGAQFGLGAEVAVSTQKLHARGPMGLEELTSYKWVGKANYLPRS; via the coding sequence GTGGAACTGATTTCAATGGGTAAAGCGGCTAAAGAAGCGGCTTTCCAACTAGCAACAGCGTCAACAGCGCAAAAGAACCAAGCTCTGGCAATTATTGCTGATGAACTAGAAGCGAATGCTGAGACTATCTTAGCCGCTAACGCAAAAGATATTGAGAAAGGTCGAGAAGCAGGGCTGACGGAAGCGCTACTTGATCGCTTATTGTTAAATACAGAGCGTTTAACAGGCATCGCGAATGATGTGCGCAATGTAATTAGCTTAAATGACCCAGTAGGCAGTGAGCTAGACAGTAAAGTGCTTGAAAATGGCATGTCCTTGTCTCGCCGCCGCGTGCCACTTGGCGTGGTTGGGGTTATCTACGAAGCACGTCCAAATGTGACAATTGATATCGCGGCTCTGTGTTTGAAAACTGGTAACGCCAGTATTCTTCGTGGCGGCAAAGAGACCTTCTTCTCCAACATGGAGTTGGTTAAGGTTATTCAATCTGCTTTGGCAAAAGCGGAACTGCCAGCGGCTTCGGTTCAGTATATTGAGAAACCAGACCGTGAACTGGTGTCTCAGCTACTAAAACTGGATGACTACGTGGATATGATTATTCCGCGTGGCGGAGCAGGCCTGCACAAGATGTGTAAGGAAAACAGCACGATTCCGGTGATTATTGGTGGATTTGGTATCAGTCATATCTTCGTTGATGAAAGTGCTGATCTCGCTAAATCTTTAGAAGTGGTCGAGAACGCAAAAGTACAGCGTCCTTCAGCATGTAATGCACTCGATACCTTACTTGTTCATGAGCAAGTCGCGGTAGAGTTCTTATCTATGTTAGCGGCACGCTTAAATGACAAGGTGGCATTAGTCGCAGAGCCAAAAGCTAAGGCTCTACTTGGCGATGCGAAAGAGTTGCGTGATGCGGCTGAAGGTGACTTCGATACTGAATGGTTAAGTTTCACTTTAGGCGTAAAGGTCGTTTCTGGCGTTGAGGAAGCGATTGATCATATGCGCGTACACAATGCGAGCCACTCTGATGCGATCATGACTAACAGCCTAGAAAACTCAGAGCTGTTTATTAACTCGGTTGGTTCTGCTGCCGTTTATGTCAATGCATCAACACGTTTTACTGATGGTGCTCAATTCGGTTTAGGTGCTGAAGTCGCGGTATCTACTCAGAAGCTTCATGCTCGTGGTCCTATGGGTTTAGAAGAGTTAACCAGCTACAAGTGGGTAGGTAAAGCGAACTACTTGCCGCGCAGTTAA
- the crl gene encoding sigma factor-binding protein Crl has protein sequence MSEQTKSPTHYRLLSTLRAIGPYLRESQSKEDAYLFDCLSVCVNDKKSPEQREFWGWWLELERNGEAFEARYRSGLYDSTGEWQEKSLPKKAVEDVTRTQEVFHQKLVDTLNSEFEIAVNMHEESVEFV, from the coding sequence ATGTCTGAACAGACGAAAAGTCCGACCCATTACCGCTTATTGTCGACACTGAGAGCTATTGGTCCTTACTTACGAGAATCACAAAGTAAGGAAGACGCGTATTTATTTGACTGCTTATCTGTATGCGTCAATGACAAAAAATCACCAGAGCAGCGTGAATTTTGGGGCTGGTGGTTAGAGCTGGAGCGCAATGGTGAAGCGTTTGAAGCGCGTTATCGCTCTGGCTTATACGATTCAACCGGTGAGTGGCAAGAGAAGTCTCTGCCCAAGAAAGCGGTTGAAGATGTGACTCGAACTCAAGAGGTGTTTCACCAGAAACTGGTTGATACACTAAATAGCGAGTTTGAAATCGCCGTCAATATGCACGAAGAATCTGTCGAATTCGTCTAA
- the ribD gene encoding bifunctional diaminohydroxyphosphoribosylaminopyrimidine deaminase/5-amino-6-(5-phosphoribosylamino)uracil reductase RibD, translated as MAQFTPQDIQMMSRAIDLAKGGIYTTAPNPNVGCVIVNNDQIVGEGFHFRAGEPHAEVHAMRMAGEKTIGATAYVTLEPCSHYGRTPPCAEGLIKAKVAKVICAMQDPNPVVAGRGIKMLRDAGIKVEVGLLEQDALALNPAFIKKMKTGMPFVQLKMAASLDGQTALKNGQSQWITSPQARQDVQKFRAQSGAILSTSKTVIEDNASLNVRWDDLSPSLQSHYDQANLRQPVRVILDRQQALTPDLKLFKVDGEIITVAPKGELTPELDANQQLDLSATFKALSQQHNINHLWVEAGATLASSLIKQNLVDELVIYLAPKIMGSDGRGLFGALGLESMEHVLDLNIQDVRQVGKDIRIIATLNNKES; from the coding sequence ATGGCACAGTTTACTCCCCAAGATATTCAAATGATGTCGCGCGCGATTGACCTTGCGAAAGGCGGCATTTATACCACTGCGCCTAACCCTAATGTGGGCTGCGTGATCGTTAATAATGATCAGATTGTTGGCGAGGGCTTCCACTTCCGAGCCGGTGAACCTCACGCCGAAGTCCATGCAATGCGAATGGCGGGTGAAAAAACAATTGGTGCAACTGCCTACGTGACTTTAGAGCCTTGTTCTCACTACGGACGTACTCCTCCATGTGCTGAAGGTTTGATCAAGGCGAAAGTGGCGAAAGTCATTTGCGCGATGCAAGACCCTAACCCTGTTGTTGCAGGACGTGGGATCAAAATGTTGCGCGATGCCGGTATCAAGGTTGAGGTTGGGCTTTTAGAGCAAGATGCACTGGCGCTTAATCCTGCTTTTATCAAGAAGATGAAAACAGGCATGCCATTTGTACAGCTAAAAATGGCTGCCAGCTTAGATGGTCAAACTGCTTTGAAAAATGGTCAAAGCCAGTGGATTACATCGCCTCAAGCGCGTCAAGATGTGCAAAAATTTCGTGCTCAAAGTGGCGCTATCTTATCGACGAGTAAAACAGTGATTGAAGATAATGCTTCACTCAATGTTCGTTGGGATGATTTATCTCCTTCTCTCCAATCTCATTATGACCAAGCAAACCTACGCCAACCTGTTCGTGTTATCTTGGATCGACAGCAAGCCCTGACTCCCGATCTAAAACTGTTTAAGGTCGATGGAGAGATCATCACAGTCGCACCAAAAGGAGAGCTCACACCTGAGCTTGACGCGAATCAGCAGTTGGATTTGAGCGCGACGTTTAAAGCACTTTCTCAGCAGCATAATATCAACCACTTATGGGTTGAGGCTGGGGCAACATTGGCAAGCAGCTTGATTAAACAGAACCTTGTTGATGAGCTAGTTATTTATCTCGCACCTAAAATAATGGGAAGCGATGGTCGAGGTCTATTTGGTGCTCTAGGCTTAGAGTCTATGGAGCATGTCCTTGACCTAAATATTCAAGATGTAAGGCAGGTGGGGAAAGATATCCGCATCATTGCCACGTTAAACAACAAAGAATCGTAA
- the proB gene encoding glutamate 5-kinase → MTKQSGKASQSQTVVVKLGTSVLTGGTLELDRAHMVELVRQCAELKKQGHSVVMVSSGAIAAGREHLGYPALPNSMASKQLLAAVGQSQLIQTWESLFAIYGLKIGQMLLTRADLEDRERFLNARDTINALVENDIIPVVNENDAVATSEIKVGDNDNLSALVGILCGADKLLLLTDQKGLFTADPRKDPNAELIKEVKTIDDTLRKIAGGSGTTLGTGGMATKLQAADIARRAGIEVIIAAGSAPNVVFDSLGDNPQGTRFLPCAEALENRKRWILAGPAASGDIVIDDGAVNAVVGKGSSLLAKGLTKVSGQFARGDVVRVTDNKGTLIARGIASYSSQDMAKIVGKHSKDIIGILGYDYGNEVLHRDDMVVIQE, encoded by the coding sequence ATGACTAAACAAAGCGGAAAAGCCTCTCAGTCTCAGACTGTGGTGGTTAAACTAGGTACTAGTGTTTTAACTGGTGGCACATTGGAGTTGGATCGCGCTCATATGGTTGAGTTGGTTCGTCAATGTGCTGAGCTGAAAAAACAAGGCCACTCAGTGGTTATGGTTTCGTCTGGTGCAATTGCAGCCGGACGTGAGCACCTAGGATACCCCGCACTGCCCAACTCTATGGCAAGTAAACAGTTATTGGCGGCGGTTGGCCAAAGCCAGTTGATTCAAACTTGGGAATCACTGTTTGCTATTTATGGTCTAAAAATCGGCCAAATGTTGCTAACTCGCGCCGATCTTGAAGATCGTGAGCGATTTTTGAATGCACGCGATACGATCAATGCACTGGTAGAAAATGACATTATTCCAGTAGTTAACGAAAATGATGCGGTCGCAACCAGTGAAATTAAGGTCGGTGACAACGACAACCTTTCTGCATTGGTTGGCATCTTATGCGGTGCAGACAAGCTGCTGTTGTTAACTGACCAGAAAGGGCTATTCACCGCGGATCCTCGTAAAGACCCGAATGCAGAGTTGATAAAGGAAGTAAAAACCATCGACGATACCTTACGCAAAATTGCCGGTGGTAGTGGTACTACGTTAGGTACAGGCGGTATGGCGACGAAACTGCAGGCGGCAGACATTGCGCGTCGTGCAGGGATTGAAGTGATTATCGCTGCGGGTAGTGCACCAAATGTGGTGTTTGACTCACTGGGTGACAATCCACAAGGTACACGCTTCTTGCCTTGTGCTGAAGCATTAGAAAACCGTAAACGCTGGATTCTTGCAGGCCCTGCGGCTTCGGGCGACATCGTGATTGACGATGGTGCGGTTAATGCTGTGGTGGGCAAAGGAAGTAGTTTACTTGCTAAAGGCCTAACTAAAGTCAGTGGACAGTTTGCTCGCGGTGATGTTGTACGTGTGACCGATAACAAAGGCACCTTGATCGCTCGCGGCATTGCAAGCTACTCAAGCCAAGATATGGCGAAGATAGTGGGTAAGCATAGTAAAGATATTATTGGAATTTTAGGATACGACTACGGCAATGAAGTGCTTCACCGTGATGATATGGTCGTAATCCAAGAGTAA
- the nrdR gene encoding transcriptional regulator NrdR has product MHCPFCSENDTKVIDSRLVADGHQVRRRRQCLACSERFTTFETAELVMPRVIKSNGNREPFNEDKMVGGLQRALEKRPVSADAVDVAISLIKSQLRATGEREVPSEMIGNLVMDQLKELDKVAYIRFASVYRSFEDIREFGEEIARLED; this is encoded by the coding sequence ATGCATTGTCCTTTTTGTTCCGAGAATGACACCAAGGTGATCGATTCTCGTTTGGTGGCTGATGGCCATCAGGTTCGCCGTCGTCGTCAGTGCTTAGCGTGTAGTGAACGCTTTACGACTTTTGAAACGGCTGAATTAGTGATGCCAAGAGTGATCAAGTCTAATGGCAATCGCGAGCCGTTTAATGAAGATAAAATGGTCGGTGGTTTGCAGCGCGCTTTGGAAAAACGCCCTGTGAGTGCTGATGCTGTAGATGTTGCCATTAGCCTGATTAAATCTCAGCTACGAGCAACAGGTGAGCGTGAAGTGCCGAGTGAAATGATTGGCAACCTTGTGATGGATCAGCTTAAAGAGCTCGATAAAGTTGCCTATATTCGTTTTGCATCGGTATATCGTAGCTTTGAAGATATCCGCGAATTTGGTGAAGAGATCGCCCGACTCGAAGATTAG